A segment of the Odoribacter splanchnicus DSM 20712 genome:
GATTATCGACCAGATTTCCTGTCAGAATCAATTCTTTACGTGCTGGATTTGCATTGGAATAAACCAGAATCCGCATGTTGAAATTTTCCAGTAATTGCATCGGAATAAACGTGATTTTTATATCACAACTTTTACCGGGGAGAAGCGGACTTTTGGGCCAATCGGCTTTCAGTAAACTGGTCATGGGAGTGACGCGGGTAATGATGACCGGTTGAGTACCTGTGTTTTGAGCCGTATAAACCACTGTCATCGGCTGATCGTCTGCCAGAAGGTTTTTTAAAGTTTGCCGGGATTGCTTTATTTCAAGAACTCCCTGGGCAAATACGGTAAACGTGAATAATAAAGCGGATATAAGTGAAATAAAATATTTCATGACTTCGGATTTTTAGTATTCTTATTTCAGATTACCGATCAATTTATAAGTCATAATCGGATTGTGAGGATCGTTGGTCGTGAACTGGATGATTTTAATTAATTTTTTGGCATTTCCGGTTTTTACACTCAGATTAACTTTGATTTTTTTTCCTGGTTTGACCGTATCTCTGGAAGCTGTGACCGAAAGATTGGAATCTGAAGTTTTTATTTTACGAATGACCAGTTCCGATTTTCCGATGTTTTGAATGGTGAATTCATGGGTGTAGGTACTGTTTTTATCCAGATCGTTCAGGGTGTATTCCGTTTCCGATAAAGAAATTGCAGGAGCCTTTTCAAAATTACCGTTATAGTGGGAGAAATCTTCGCTGATCGTTGCTGCAACGGTAATGTCCCCGGTTGTTTTATCGTTTACCTGCAGTTGAATTTTATCGGTAACAAATCCCCAGTCGTTCTTCTTGGTGGCATCGTATTTGATCGAAATCGTGGCTTTTTGATCTTTAGTCAGGGTCGTAGGACTGACACTTACTGTCAGATGGGGATGTTCACTGATTACCTGAAGTCGGGCGGGTTTATTTTCACTATTGATCACCTCTATCTTCCGTTCCAGTACCTGGTTGTTATTGATCGCCCCCAGATTGATCGTGTTGCTCGTTAATTTTAATGCCCCTATATTGAATTTATACTGATCGTACGGGCCTAACGGTTTCCGGGTGACATTACCCCGTATCGTTAACGATACGACCGAATTGGAAGCATTGGAATTGACTGTAATGCTTTTAACGAAAGCACCCGGACGGTTGCGTGGATCGAAAGCCACTTTGATGCTGCCTGTTTGACCGGGAGCTACCGGTTCTCTGCTCCATACCGGTGTTGTACAACCACATCCGGCCCGTACGTTGGTCAGGATCAAAGGAACATTTCCTGTGTTTTTAAATGAAAAATCAAAAATCGCTTTACCGGCATTTTCATTGATCGTACCGAAATTGTGAGAGGTTGTTGTAAAATCGATTTTAGCTTTCTGAGCAAAAACCAAAACAGGCATTAGGGCCACCAACAAAAAAATAAATCTTTTCATCCGTCGTAATTTTATATCATCTTCTAAATTTCATACACAATAAATAGGGAAGATTTTCCCTATAGGCTATAAAAACCTACAAATGTAAAAATAATTTTCAAGTTGTACCAACCCCGTTTTGAGAATTCCTTTCTATGATCTAAATACCTATATTTTTATTACGAATTACTGTCGCATTTCTTTGTAATTCCGGGAATAAAGCCTATCTTTGCGGCGTTTTAACGATATTAATCATTTAAAGAATTAAAAACCATGTATTTATCAGCAGAAAAAAAAGAAGAACTTTTTTCTCAATACGGGAAGTCTAATAAAGATACGGGTTCTGCGGAATCTCAGATAGCTTTATTTTCCTACCGTATCAATCATTTGACCGAGCATCTGAAAGCCAATCACAAAGATTTCGGTACTCAGAAAGCATTGATCAAATTAGTTGGAAAACGCCGGGCATTGCTTGACTATTTGAAAGACCGCGACATTGAAAGATATCGTGCTATCATTAAAGCTTTGAATATACGTAAATAAAAATACGTTTTCCCAAGCCCGGCGACAACCGGGCTTGTTTCTATCCTCCCTCCTCCCTCCGAAAAAGAATTCCGTTAAAACATTTTATTTTTAACCGTTAAGTTATTATGAACGTTATTGAAAAGAACATTACTCTGGCTGACGGAAGAGTAATTACGCTGGAAACCGGCAAATTGGCAAAACAGGCAGATGGTGCTGTGATGCTGAAAATGGGCAATACGATGTTGCTCGCGACTGTGGTTTCTGCTCAGGATGCAGGTCCTGATGTAGATTTTATGCCCTTGTCTGTAGATTATAAAGAAAAATTCGCCTCTGTCGGACGTTTCCCGGGAGGTTTTACACGGAGAGAAGGAAAATCTTCGGATTACGAAATATTGGTATCCCGTTTAGTCGACCGGGCATTGCGTCCTCTGTTCCCGGACGATTATCATGCAGAGACTTTTGTACAGGTGACCCTGTATTCGGCCGATGAAGAATCGATGCCGGATGCATTGGCCGGACTCGCTGCATCGGCAGCTTTGGCTGTCAGCGATATCCCTTTCCATGGTCCGATCTCCGAGGTACGGGTTGCCCGTATCCAGGGAGAATTTGTGATCAATCCGACGGCTTCCGCTTTGAAAGAGGCCGATCTGGATATCATGGTCGGAGCTACCTATGAAAATATTATGATGGTAGAAGGCGAGATGAACGAAGTTTCTGAAAAAGAAATGCTGGACGCCATCAAGTTTGCACATGCAGCTATTAAAGAACAGTGTGTAGCTCAGCAAGAACTGGCTGCTGCTGTCGGAAAAGAAAAACGGACGTATTGTCACGAAGTGAACGATGAGGAACTGCGTAAGGATATTTGGGACAAGTGTTACCAAAAAGCCTATGATGTGGCACGGCAGTGTAATGCAAACAAACACCTGCGTGGCGAATTGTTGGACAATGTACGGGCCGAATACCTGGCTTCTCTGCCTGAAGAAGAGCAGATCGAAAAAGCCATGTTGGTGGGACGTTATTACCACGATGTGGAAAAAGAAGCGATGCGCCGGATGATTTTGGACGAAGGGGTACGTCTGGATGGACGTACTACCGAACAGATCCGGCCGATCTGGTGTGAAGTAGGTTATCTGCCCGGACCTCACGGATCTTCGATCTTTACCCGCGGTGAGACACAGTCTTTGTCGTCTGTTACCCTGGGAACGAAACTGGATGAGAAAATTATCGATGAGGCTACTATTCAGGGAAAAGAAAGATTTTTATTGCACTATAATTTCCCGCCGTTCTCAACCGGAGAGGCTAAAGCTTCACGGGGAGTAGGACGTCGTGAGATCGGTCACGGGAACCTGGCTTTACGGGCATTGAAACGGATGATTCCGGAAGATTTCCCTTATACGGTCCGCGTGGTATCCGATATTCTGGAATCCAACGGTTCGTCTTCCATGGCTACCGTATGTGCCGGAACGCTGGCTTTGATGGATGCCGGTGTACCGATGAAAAAACCGGTGACAGGTATCGCTATGGGATTGATTACCGATAAAGGGTGTGCTAAATATGCTGTATTGTCCGATATCCTGGGCGACGAGGATCACCTGGGCGATATGGACTTCAAAGTAACAGGAACCCGTGACGGTATTACCGCTACCCAGATGGATATCAAGGTAGACGGACTTTCTTATGAAATTATGGAACAGGCTTTGGAACAAGCGAAACGAGGACGGATGCATATCATGGATATCATCACCGAAACCATGCCGGCTCCGCGTGAAGACCTGAAACCGCACGCTCCCCGTATTGTTACCGTTACTATCGACAAAGATCAGATCGGTGCGCTGATTGGTCCCGGAGGAAAGATTATCCAGGATATTCAGGAAAAATCAGGTGCTACCATCAATATTGAAGAAGTTGGTAATAAAGGTATTGTCGACGTTTCGGCTACCAATAAGGAATCGATCGATAAGGCGCTGGCACGGATTCGGGCTATCGTCGCTAAACCGGAAGTTGGTGAGGTGTACGACGGTATTGTAAAATCGATTATGCCTTTCGGTGCTTTTATTGAAATCCTGCCGGGAAAAGACGGTTTGTTGCATGTCTCTGAAATTGATTACAAACGGATCGAGAAAGTAGAGGATGTATTGAAAGAAGGCGATCATATTCAGGTGAAATTACTGGAAGTGGATCCTAAAACCGGAAAATTACGTTTGTCACACAAGGCATTGCTGCCGAAACCGGAAGGTTATCAGGAAAGATCAGAGCGTCCGCGTGGTGATAGAAATGACCGGGGTGAAAGACGGGAACGTCCGGAAAGACACGATCGTGGCGAAAGACGTGAACGTCCCGAACGTCGTGAATCACGGCCTGAAAGGACGGAGGACAATCAGGAAACCGGTAGTGAGGAATAATGGATACGAAGTGATTTATTGCCCGGAACCAGTCTCGGTTCCGGGTTTTTTTATCGGTGTTTGCCGCGGAGGTATTGCTCCAGTTCTTCGATTTCCGGCAAAGTGAGCGGGTTGTAATTCATGCCGCTATGGATCATGATTTCACAGGCCATTTCCAGAAATTCAGCTTTTTCAATCGTACTTTTCAAATCTTTTCCGGCGTATACTTGTCCGTGTTTTTCCAGAAGTGCAGCATCGTGATTGAGCAGGGCTTCGCTGACAGCCTTCGCTAATTCGGCCGAACCGGGACGATAGTAGGGGACGATGGCTATTTCTCTCCCGCAATAACAGGGGATTTCTATACTGACATTGAAATTATCGGGTTTCTTTTTCATGCAGGCAATCGTCGTGGCATAAATACTTTGGCAATGCAATACGACATTTACATCAGGGCGGTTTTGCAGGATTTGTAAATGAAAGCCGCTTTCCATAGAAGGGTGGATACCGTTTGTGATTTCACCGGTCGCGACCCGGCAAATGGAGATTTGGCCGGCTTGCAGTTCGGGAAGCCAGGAGCCTGTTGCCGAGATCAGGGCGAATTCGCCGATACGCCAGGATAGATTACCACTGCTGCAACGGGTCAACCGCCGTTCGCCGGTTTGATGTGCAGCTGCCAGGAATTGTTCAATGTGTTTATCTGTAATTTCCATAAATCCGGTTACTGAAAAGGTTTATTTATCGATGGGCTAAGTTAAGCAATATGTCTGAATTCGGTGGTTGTTTTTCAGAGAATAACTCATTCCTGAATGAACGCTGTAACAAAACAAAAATAAATGGAATTACTACGATCGGGTTTGCCCAGTTATTATTATATTTGTAAGCTACAAACAGAGTATGATATGGAGAATAGACTTACAGTGGGATTTACTCATGGAGATGTCAATGGTATTGGCTATGAGTTGATCATTAAAATGATGGCAGAAAACCGGATCTGCGAAGTATGTACCCCGGTATTGTTCGGATCCTCGAAGGTGGCTGCTTATCATCGGAAAGCTTTAAATATAGAAAATTTCAGTTTGAATAGTATTCAGAATGCCCGTGATGCGAATCCGAAAAGGTGTAATATCGTCAATTGTGTCGACGATGCGATCAAAGTGGATTTGGGCCAGGAGACGCCGGAATCGGACGATGCGGCGGTGCTGGCATTGAAGGCTGCTCTGACTGCTTTGGACCGGAATGAGATCGATGTCCTGGTAGGAGCTCCTCAAGGGTGCAATTCCTTTAAGCCCGCAGCGAGTTGTCCGGTATTTTTTAGCGAAAGATATGAAACCCGTAATGTCATGCCGCTGTTGGTGGGTGAAAAGATGAAGATGGGATTCGTTACCAATCATCTGCCGTTCCGGGATATTGCCGGAAATATTACGGTCAACAATATTTACTATAAACTGAAGTTGCTGGATGCTTGTCTGAAGAAAGATTTTACCATCCGGAAGCCCCGGATTGCCGTATTGGGACTCAATCCCCATTCCGGCGAGAACTGTATGTATGGGGAAGAAGAGAAGAATGTGATTATTCCGGCGATCGAACGAGCCCGGGATAATGGGATCATGGCTTTGGGACCTTATGCGCCGGACGGATTGTTCAGTGGTGTAGAATTTGAAAAATTCGATGTTATTCTGGCCATGTATCACGACCAGGGGATGATTCCTTTCAAAACGATAGAGGGTAATGAAGGAGCGGTGTTATTGGCAGGATTGCCTATTGTATATACCTCTACGGTGCATGGTATGGCGTATGATATTACCGGACAGGGTATAGCGGATGAATCGGGTATGCGTAATGCACTTTATCTGGCTATCGATGTGTATAATAACCGGCAGATGAATGCCGAGTTAGCCCAGAATCCCCTGAGACATTACGACATCGCTTCCAATAGTAACGAAAGCGATTTGAATGTCGAGCAGATTGCCGGAATTGAAAAAGAGATGGAATAATACACTCCCAAGTTTTGACGCTGATTAGCGAGGATTCTGTAAATACCTAAATAAAGTAAGATGGCATATGAAAATGATCGGTTGTAATCATTTCATATGCCATTTATTTACCGAGTGTCCCTACATAGCTAGTTATGAAAATGATTATATTATCTGGTGTATAAGTATTTTAAAATTTTTTGTATTGACATAAAATAGGAAAGCTAAATCTGTTATTTTGCCTAAAGAGTTTATTTTTTGATACCAGTCATAAAAATTTAGTTTACAAGCAGTACACCCTATTGAATCTACATAGACCAATATTTTAATCGGTTTTAACAATAAATAATTGCAATTTGTATCCCGTCCTACTATTTTTGCTTGAATATCGTCAGGGAAAATGATTTTTTTGTTGGTCCATTCTTGAATGATTGTTTGTATGTATGCTTGGTCGGTGTTTTTGCAATTGAATAATAAGATAGTTAGACATATAAAAAGGACATACTTCATGGTTTTATTTCTTTATATGTAAAATTTGTAGATGTAGATTATAATCGTTTTCCTCAGCGCTCATTTCCACTGCAAGTGTATATGGATCGATATAATGTTCAGATACTTCATTCTTGTCGTCAGGTAACAGATCATTGACAAGATCTTCCGTTACCCGGTAAGTGGAATCCGCTTTATTGTATAGCACCTGGTAAAACTCTTTCGTCGAGCCATAAAAAAGTAGTATATACTTTTCAAAATCGTAGCATGTAGCCAACATAAAATAATCCTGTACTCCTTTATCTTCATTTCTTTTCAGAGCTCTCGGCA
Coding sequences within it:
- a CDS encoding DUF1573 domain-containing protein, giving the protein MKRFIFLLVALMPVLVFAQKAKIDFTTTSHNFGTINENAGKAIFDFSFKNTGNVPLILTNVRAGCGCTTPVWSREPVAPGQTGSIKVAFDPRNRPGAFVKSITVNSNASNSVVSLTIRGNVTRKPLGPYDQYKFNIGALKLTSNTINLGAINNNQVLERKIEVINSENKPARLQVISEHPHLTVSVSPTTLTKDQKATISIKYDATKKNDWGFVTDKIQLQVNDKTTGDITVAATISEDFSHYNGNFEKAPAISLSETEYTLNDLDKNSTYTHEFTIQNIGKSELVIRKIKTSDSNLSVTASRDTVKPGKKIKVNLSVKTGNAKKLIKIIQFTTNDPHNPIMTYKLIGNLK
- the rpsO gene encoding 30S ribosomal protein S15, with the protein product MYLSAEKKEELFSQYGKSNKDTGSAESQIALFSYRINHLTEHLKANHKDFGTQKALIKLVGKRRALLDYLKDRDIERYRAIIKALNIRK
- the pnp gene encoding polyribonucleotide nucleotidyltransferase, whose amino-acid sequence is MMNVIEKNITLADGRVITLETGKLAKQADGAVMLKMGNTMLLATVVSAQDAGPDVDFMPLSVDYKEKFASVGRFPGGFTRREGKSSDYEILVSRLVDRALRPLFPDDYHAETFVQVTLYSADEESMPDALAGLAASAALAVSDIPFHGPISEVRVARIQGEFVINPTASALKEADLDIMVGATYENIMMVEGEMNEVSEKEMLDAIKFAHAAIKEQCVAQQELAAAVGKEKRTYCHEVNDEELRKDIWDKCYQKAYDVARQCNANKHLRGELLDNVRAEYLASLPEEEQIEKAMLVGRYYHDVEKEAMRRMILDEGVRLDGRTTEQIRPIWCEVGYLPGPHGSSIFTRGETQSLSSVTLGTKLDEKIIDEATIQGKERFLLHYNFPPFSTGEAKASRGVGRREIGHGNLALRALKRMIPEDFPYTVRVVSDILESNGSSSMATVCAGTLALMDAGVPMKKPVTGIAMGLITDKGCAKYAVLSDILGDEDHLGDMDFKVTGTRDGITATQMDIKVDGLSYEIMEQALEQAKRGRMHIMDIITETMPAPREDLKPHAPRIVTVTIDKDQIGALIGPGGKIIQDIQEKSGATINIEEVGNKGIVDVSATNKESIDKALARIRAIVAKPEVGEVYDGIVKSIMPFGAFIEILPGKDGLLHVSEIDYKRIEKVEDVLKEGDHIQVKLLEVDPKTGKLRLSHKALLPKPEGYQERSERPRGDRNDRGERRERPERHDRGERRERPERRESRPERTEDNQETGSEE
- a CDS encoding class II aldolase/adducin family protein; the protein is MEITDKHIEQFLAAAHQTGERRLTRCSSGNLSWRIGEFALISATGSWLPELQAGQISICRVATGEITNGIHPSMESGFHLQILQNRPDVNVVLHCQSIYATTIACMKKKPDNFNVSIEIPCYCGREIAIVPYYRPGSAELAKAVSEALLNHDAALLEKHGQVYAGKDLKSTIEKAEFLEMACEIMIHSGMNYNPLTLPEIEELEQYLRGKHR
- a CDS encoding PdxA family dehydrogenase; this translates as MELLRSGLPSYYYICKLQTEYDMENRLTVGFTHGDVNGIGYELIIKMMAENRICEVCTPVLFGSSKVAAYHRKALNIENFSLNSIQNARDANPKRCNIVNCVDDAIKVDLGQETPESDDAAVLALKAALTALDRNEIDVLVGAPQGCNSFKPAASCPVFFSERYETRNVMPLLVGEKMKMGFVTNHLPFRDIAGNITVNNIYYKLKLLDACLKKDFTIRKPRIAVLGLNPHSGENCMYGEEEKNVIIPAIERARDNGIMALGPYAPDGLFSGVEFEKFDVILAMYHDQGMIPFKTIEGNEGAVLLAGLPIVYTSTVHGMAYDITGQGIADESGMRNALYLAIDVYNNRQMNAELAQNPLRHYDIASNSNESDLNVEQIAGIEKEME